From the Hylaeus volcanicus isolate JK05 chromosome 4, UHH_iyHylVolc1.0_haploid, whole genome shotgun sequence genome, one window contains:
- the LOC128875868 gene encoding pleckstrin homology domain-containing family A member 8: MLSATSSKGGNKDVSNGEIRVPFPEIVEGKIYTEEFLIAARGIVQIVDKLGKVFAPVKYDIQGNITKLTTKYEKNKQANATLQDMILTEKNTETNLIATDALLWLTRGLHMILLFLEKIIEDTRSSTPTEDLVAFLKKSYKEALEPYHGWMAQQLFDLLSRMVPTRSQLLRAIIGEENDVNDTVINDLEIYLTNLRENVSVIQTFYKAHNLENTT; this comes from the exons ATGCTGTCCGCCACTTCGAGCAAAGGAGGAAACAAAGATGTGTCCAACGGTGAAATTAGAGTTCCATTTCCAGAAATCGTCGAAGGGAAGATATATACCGAAGAATTTCTGATCGCAGCGCGTGGTATTGTGCAAATCGTGG ATAAACTCGGCAAAGTTTTTGCACCAGTTAAATACGATATACAGGGGAATATTACG AAACTCACTACTAAATACGAGAAGAACAAGCAAGCAAATGCGACTCTACAAGACATGATATTAACTGAAAAAAACACAGAAACCAATTTAATCGCCACAGATGCTTTATTATGGCTAACTAG AGGACTGCATATGATCTTActgtttcttgaaaaaataatcgagGACACTAGATCAAGTACGCCAACAGAAGATTTAGTAGCTTTCCTCAAAAAGTCTTACAAGGAAGCTCTGGAACCATACCACGGGTGGATGGCCCAACAGCTTTTCGAT CTTCTTTCACGTATGGTTCCCACACGCTCGCAACTTTTACGAGCAATCATCGGTGAGGAAAACGACGTAAACGATACTGTTATAAACGATTTGGAAAtctatttaacgaatttacgAGAAAATGTATCAGTAATACAAACGTTTTATAAAGCTCATAATCTTGAGAATACAACATAG
- the LOC128875142 gene encoding transmembrane protein 17B-like: MLLPNKGAEKRNKTRSNLPFQMALYVNLWIFPIWLSIAIISLDAKYNSLTNIYKLLMVAVFLILSVSESLKLYLGYLGNLGGKIPELTSCWLILMLIQLPLEIFLLFDQGTLLRDSEVFINFFMTCFFLVEVITGTIALKNLADQRAKTFYLAQLCNTYYKD; encoded by the exons ATGCTGCTAC CAAATAAGGGAGCAGAAAAAC GAAATAAAACAAGATCTAACTTGCCCTTTCAAATGGCTTTATATGTTAATTTGTGGATTTTTCCAATTTGGCtttcaattgcaattattaGCCTAGATGCTAAA TATAATAGTTtaacaaacatttataaattactaaTGGTAGCAGTATTTCTGATACTTTCAGTATCCGAAAGTCTAAAGTTATATTTGGGATATCTTGGAAATCTTGGTGGCAAg ATTCCAGAATTGACTAGTTGTTGGTTGATTTTGATGTTAATACAACTTCCTTTGGAGATATTCCTTCTCTTTGATCAAGGAACATTACTACGAGATAGCGAagtatttatcaatttttttatgactTGCTTTTTCCTCGTCGAAGTCATCACAGGTACAATTGCTCTAAAGAATTTGGCAGATCAACGTGCCAAAACATTTTACTTAGCTCAACTATGCAACACATACTACAAAGATTAA
- the LOC128875865 gene encoding 26S proteasome non-ATPase regulatory subunit 11 encodes MAGAMLFERAQAVSMTNRSEGISLLNEIVSDPSIGVTDDDEDNIRVKEQGILHLGELYKKEGKAKELAELIKATRPFLSLISKAKAAKLVRSLVDFFLDLEAGIGIEVQLCKECIEWAKEERRTFLRQSLEARLIALYFDTGMYSEALQLGSALLKELKKLDDKQLLVEVQLLESKTYHALSNLAKARAALTSARTTANAIYCPPKMQAALDLQSGILHAADERDFKTAYSYFYEAFEGYDSVESPKALTALKYMLLSKIMLRTPEDVQSLMSGKLAIKYAGRDLDAMRAVAEASHRRSLADFQTAVKKYREELENDVIVRAHLGSLYDAMLEQNLCRLVEPYSRVQVSHISTCISLPLAQVEKKLSQMILDKKLRGVLDQGEGVLIVFEDTPRDKTYELALDTIHSMGKVVDTLYQKAKKLT; translated from the exons ATGGCCGGTGCAATGTTGTTCGAACGGGCACAAGCAGTTTCGATGACGAATCGTAGCGAAGGTATTTCGCTTCTTAACGAAATTGTCTCCGATCCGAGCATCGGTGTTACCGACGATGACGAAGATAACATTCGGGTAAAGGAGCAAGGTATTCTACACCTTGGCGAACTTTacaaaaaagaaggaaaagcaAAAGAGCTTGCTGAATTGATCAAAGCTACCAGGCCATTCCTTAGCTTAATTAGCAAAGCCAAAGCTGCTAAGCTCGTACGATCATTAGTAGACTTTTTCTTGGACCTAGAAGCTGGTATTGGTATCGAG GTCCAGTTATGTAAAGAATGTATAGAATGGGCAAAAGAAGAACGTAGAACGTTTTTAAGGCAATCATTGGAAGCACGTTTAATAGCATTATATTTCGATACTGGTATGTATAGCGAAGCGTTACAATTAGGATCAGCACTGCTCAAGGAACTTAAGAAACTGGATGACAAGCAACTACTAGTAGAAGTTCAATTGTTGGAGAGCAAAACTTATCATGCATTGAGTAATTTAGCCAAAGCAAGAGCAGCACTTACCAGTGCTAGAACAACAGCCAATGCAATTTATTGTCCACCCAAAATGCAAGCTGCTTTAGATTTACAATCTGGAATTTTACATGCTGCCGATGAACGAGATTTTAAAACCGCATACTCTTATTTCTATGAAGCATTCGAAGG GTACGACAGTGTTGAAAGTCCAAAGGCTTTAACAGCTTTGAAATATATGTTACTATCAAAGATTATGTTACGTACACCCGAAGATGTACAATCACTTATGTCTGGAAAGTTAGCTATTAAATATGCTGGGCGGGATTTAGACGCAATGCGAGCAGTCGCTGAAGCGAGTCATCGTCGGTCACTAGCAGACTTTCAAACTgctgttaaaaaatatcgcgaaGAACTAGAAAATGACGTGATTGTACGTGCTCATCTAGGCTCTCTTTATGATGCAATGCTTGAACAAAACTTGTGTCGTTTGGTTGAACCTTATTCACGTGTACAG GTCAGTCACATCTCGACCTGCATATCATTACCGCTTGCTCAAGTGGAAAAGAAGCTATCGCAGATGATATTGGATAAAAAACTAAGGGGTGTTCTCGATCAGGGTGAAGGTGTTTTAATCGTTTTCGAAGATACCCCGCGTGACAAGACTTACGAACTTGCATTGGATACGATACACAGTATGGGGAAGGTCGTTGATACACTTTATCAAAAAGCGAAAAAACTCACTTag
- the LOC128875867 gene encoding proteasome activator complex subunit 3 isoform X2: MHHDFLFEVVRYNKGTVWLYFIKFFFFMKCIMADITAQKVQEYKDSLKTKAEQLLLKGFPEKIVKLNELLETRGFCNRKLSDVHQDLNVPIPDPIVLNHSEDGTGTKKRKTDNSIDNTSGTKVMVLPNGPVPCNKPLSDLICIVKPYIRQLLEDSNLLKMWVSFLIPKIEDGNNFGVSIQEDTLAEIQSVESEAAAFFDQISRYFITRGKIVSKVAKYPHISDYRRAVQELDEKEYVSLWLVMSEVRNRYCSLHDLVIKNLEKIKKPRSSNAQSLY, from the exons ATGCATCACGACTTCCTGTTTGAAGTTGTACGTTACAACAAAGGGACAGTGtggttatattttataaagttttttttttttatgaagtgTATAATGGCGGATATCACGGCACAgaag GTTCAGGAATACAAAGACTCCCTTAAAACTAAG GCTGAACAACTATTGTTAAAAGGATTTCCTGAGAAGATTGTCAAGTTAAATGAGTTATTGGAGACACGTGGATTCTGTAATAGAAAACTGTCGGATGTTCATCAAGATTTAAATGTGCCCATTCCAGATCCAATAGTTCTTAATCATTCCGAAGATGGAACTGgtacaaagaaacgaaaaactgACAATAGCATAGACAATACTAGTGGAACCAAAGTAATGGTACTACCAAATGGACCCGTACCTTGTAACAAGCCTCTAAGCGATCTTATTTGCATAGTTAAACCATATATTCGTCAACTCTTGGAAGATTCTAATTTG ttaaaaatgTGGGTCTCTTTTCTAATTCCAAAAATCGAAgatggaaataattttggcGTATCGATTCAAGAAGATACACTTGCTGAAATACAATCAGTAGAAAGTGAGGCTGCTGCATTTTTTGATCAAATATCAAG GTATTTTATCACTAGAGGGAAGATCGTTAGTAAAGTTGCAAAGTATCCACACATCAGTGATTATAGAAGAGCTGTACAAGAATTAGATGAAAAAGAATATGTGAGTTTGTGGTTGGTAATGAGCGAAGTCCGTAATCGCTATTGTTCTCTACACGATTTGGTGATTAAGAATTTGGAGAAAATCAAAAAGCCACGCTCTTCCAACGCGCAATCCTTGTACTAA
- the LOC128875867 gene encoding proteasome activator complex subunit 3 isoform X1 → MKCIMADITAQKFILQVQEYKDSLKTKAEQLLLKGFPEKIVKLNELLETRGFCNRKLSDVHQDLNVPIPDPIVLNHSEDGTGTKKRKTDNSIDNTSGTKVMVLPNGPVPCNKPLSDLICIVKPYIRQLLEDSNLLKMWVSFLIPKIEDGNNFGVSIQEDTLAEIQSVESEAAAFFDQISRYFITRGKIVSKVAKYPHISDYRRAVQELDEKEYVSLWLVMSEVRNRYCSLHDLVIKNLEKIKKPRSSNAQSLY, encoded by the exons atgaagtgTATAATGGCGGATATCACGGCACAgaag TTCATTTTACAGGTTCAGGAATACAAAGACTCCCTTAAAACTAAG GCTGAACAACTATTGTTAAAAGGATTTCCTGAGAAGATTGTCAAGTTAAATGAGTTATTGGAGACACGTGGATTCTGTAATAGAAAACTGTCGGATGTTCATCAAGATTTAAATGTGCCCATTCCAGATCCAATAGTTCTTAATCATTCCGAAGATGGAACTGgtacaaagaaacgaaaaactgACAATAGCATAGACAATACTAGTGGAACCAAAGTAATGGTACTACCAAATGGACCCGTACCTTGTAACAAGCCTCTAAGCGATCTTATTTGCATAGTTAAACCATATATTCGTCAACTCTTGGAAGATTCTAATTTG ttaaaaatgTGGGTCTCTTTTCTAATTCCAAAAATCGAAgatggaaataattttggcGTATCGATTCAAGAAGATACACTTGCTGAAATACAATCAGTAGAAAGTGAGGCTGCTGCATTTTTTGATCAAATATCAAG GTATTTTATCACTAGAGGGAAGATCGTTAGTAAAGTTGCAAAGTATCCACACATCAGTGATTATAGAAGAGCTGTACAAGAATTAGATGAAAAAGAATATGTGAGTTTGTGGTTGGTAATGAGCGAAGTCCGTAATCGCTATTGTTCTCTACACGATTTGGTGATTAAGAATTTGGAGAAAATCAAAAAGCCACGCTCTTCCAACGCGCAATCCTTGTACTAA
- the LOC128875864 gene encoding caspase-3, producing MNRKHRETIDLYCNYIVPKIDLTKLWPKLLENKVFNRDDVNVVRWKESLTDEATIRDICLTIKTRGPFAFDRFLESLRQSGHKNLAETLEGNKIKFSKNHVQTNINEESAINDNIAEDTNFDPSIEEQDNFFHNMQLSDVPLQVQVRKATKFLDGPVYKNVQRYPMRSKPRGLVLIITNINYKYPYEEPRSSAVHDEANLKNLFEQMGFEVTTCVDLTGQQVTEKVKEFSQNKDLRKVDSCFVIISSHGNINANYEVTEIGGVDYDPETKVHKNSKPVLCMDILDYFTSAACPHLAGKPKIFIFQLCRGDKLQTSLKVPRHTTDTTQLRISNSNDEMIKVKMNDNEAMRNCADMFVVHATLPGHVAFRDKITGSWFIQILCEVFMNYAHTTHLQDLLNMVDERLNKQRTMKNECQTLMVTSIGFNKHCYLNPGLFEET from the exons atgaataggAAGCATCGAGAAACGATTGATTTGTATTGTAACTACATTGTGCCTAAAATAGATTTAACCAAATTATGGccaaaattattagaaaataaagtttttaatagAGATGATGTGAATGTTGTACGTTGGAAG GAGAGTCTCACGGATGAAGCAACAATACGAGACATATGTTTAACTATAAAAACACGAGGACCATTCGCATTTGATCGTTTCCTTGAAAGCCTTAGACAAAGTGGACACAAGAATTTAGCTGAAACTTTAGAagggaataaaataaaattttctaaaaaccatgtacaaacaaatattaacgaagaaaGTGCTATAAATGATAACATCGCTGAAGACACAAATTTTGATCCAAGCATAGAAGA ACAAGACAACTTCTTCCATAACATGCAGCTATCGGATGTACCCTTACAAGTTCAAGTACGAAAAGCTACAAAATTTTTAGATGGACCCGTATACAAGAATGTACAAAGATATCCAATGCGCAGTAAACCTCGTGGATtggttttaataattacaaatattaattacaaataccCATATGAGGAACCTAGAAGTTCTGCAGTACATGACGAAGCGAatctgaaaaatttatttgaacaaatgGGTTTTGAAGTTACTACATGTGTCGATTTAACAGGACAG caaGTAACAGAGAAGGTGAAAGAATTTTCTCAAAACAAAGACTTACGGAAAGTTGATTCATGCTTTGTTATCATTAGCAGTCACGGTAACATAAACGCCAATTACGAAGTAACAGAAATAGGAGGTGTGGATTATGATCCAGAAACTAAAGTACACAAAAATTCCAAACCTGTTTTGTGCATGGATATATTGGACTACTTTACATCAGCAGCTTGTCCCCATCTTGCAGGAAAAccaaagatttttatttttcaattatgtaG AGGAGATAAATTGCAAACTTCGTTAAAAGTACCGAGGCATACAACAGATACTACTCAATTACGAATCAGTAATTCAAACGATGAAATGATTAAAGTTAAAATGAATGATAACGAGGCAATGAGGAATTGTGCGGATATGTTTGTCGTACATGCTACTCTTCCAGGACATGTTGCTTTTCGGGATAAAATAACTGGCAGTtggtttatacaaattttgtgcGAAGTATTTATGAACTATGCACATACAACTCATCTCCAGGATTTACTAAATATG GTTGACGAGCGTTTAAATAAACAGAGgacaatgaaaaatgaatgccAAACTTTAATGGTAACATCGATAGGatttaataaacattgttACCTCAACCCAGGCCTTTTTGAAGAAACATAG